The nucleotide window CCGCCGGGTGACCCAGCGCGACAGGGCCATGACCTTCATCGGCCCCTCCTGGGAAGTGATCCGCGACCTGGGGGACAAGATCAACACCAAGCGACTGGCCCGCAGGCTCGACATCCCCACCGTCCCCGGCTCGGACCGCGCCATATATGATGAATTGGAAGCCGAATCCATTGCGGAAAGCCTCTTCGAATTCCAGGCCAAGATGGGCGTCAAGCGTCCCGTGGTTCTGGTCAAGGCTTCCGCAGGCGGCGGCGGAATGGGCATCGACGAGGTCGAGGACATGGCCCGCTTCCGCCAGACATACCGCCGCATCCGCAACTACTCCCTGCGCACCTTCAACGACGAAGGCGTGCTCATCGAGCAGCGGATGTTCGACTTCAACCACCTTGAAGTGCAGATCGCGTCCGACCGGTCCGGAACAAATCCGGTCCATTTCGGCACCCGCAACTGCTCGGTCCAGTCCCCCGGCCTGCAGAAACGGATCGAGGTCGCGCCCGGCTTCTGGCCCCAACACCTGAATTACACCTTTGACGCCGACAAGGTCATGAGCGACATCACGGAGTATTCCCTGTCCATCGCCCGTGAGATCAAATACGACAACGTCGGCACCTGGGAGTGGATCGTCACTCCGCAGGGCGAGCCCTTCCTCATGGAAGTCAACACCCGCATCCAGGTCGAAAACGGCGTTTCCGCGTGCATTGCCGCAACCAAGGGGAACCCGGACGTCAACCTCATACGCGAACAGATTCGCATCGGCCTGGGCGAACCGCTGGGCTACACCCAGGACGATGTGACCTTTGACGGCGTGTCCATCGAGTACCGGATCATCGCCGAAGACACGGAAACCGGCTTCACCCCCTGGGTGGGCAAGATCGAGGAGCTCGGCTGGACCGGACGCGACTGGCTGTCCGTGCACACCCACGTGCCCACGGACCGGGCTTACCAGATCCCCACGGAATACGACCCCAACCTGGCCCTGGCCATCATCTGGGGCAAGGACCTTGCCGAGGCCAAGGCCCGCGGCCTGGAGTTCCTCAAGGACCTGACCATGAACGGTTTCGACTCCTCGGGGCCCGGCATGCGATCCAACATCCCGTTCCTCGTTGAGAAAACCGAAAACCTGCTCGAATTCTAAAAATATGAATATTGAAAAAAAAATGCAGGAATTGCTGAACCGGGTGAATTACGCCCGGGATATCCTCGGCGGTGAAACGCGCCCTGAACTGGACGCCTTCACCAAGGAGATCGCAGACTTTCCTGAAAAGACCAAGGACCTGTCCGACGACCAGACCATCAGGGGTGCCGAAGCGCTGGACGCGCGCCTGTCCGCCATGGAGTCGGCCCTTGACGCCCGGCTCACGGCCATGGACAAGGTGCGCATCGTGCGCCATCCCCAGCGCGCCTGCCTCAAGGACATCCTGGAAAACGTCTACGACAACTACACCGAAATCGGCGGCCAGGACGAGCACTCCATCGACCCCGGCATGCTCATCGCCCGCGCCTACATCACCCGCCACCGGGGCAAGAAGGTCATCAACCAGCCCGTCATGGTGGTCGGCCAGGAAAAAGGCCACGGCGAGGAGTTCCGCAACGGCGGTTCCATCAAGCCTTGGGGCAACAGCAAGGCCTTGAAATACATGAAGGTCGCAGCCCTGGAGCAGATTCCCATCCACGCCTATGTGAACACCCCCGGCTCCTACCCGGTGGAAGATTTTCCGGGCGCGGCCCAGCAGATCGCCGAAAACATCTACGAGATGGCCGGGCTGCCCGTGCCCATCGTGGCAATCTTCTCCGAAGGCGGCTCCGGCGGGGCCGAGGCCATCGGCATGGCCGACAAGCGGCTCATGCTCTCCCACGGCTATTACTCGGTCATTTCCCCCGAAGGCGCGGCCGCCATCGAAGGACGCATCCGAGGCTCGCAGCGCGCTCCCGTCGAGCTCATCGAATCCTGCGCCATATCCCAGCGCATCACGGCACAGGACAATCTCAAGAACGGATACATCGACGAGATCATCGAGGAACCGCCCCTGGGCGTGCGCGCCGATCATTTCGACTTCTATCGGCGCGTCCGGGAACAGGTCATCCGGGCCACGGACGAAGTGGCCCTCGGAGTTCGCGGCGTCCGCCTCTTCCGCGCCCTGGCCATGCGCCACTTCAAGAAGCACGAGGACATCATCGTCCGCTGGTCCCTGAACGAAAAGGCCCGCGAGAGGCTCATCGCCAAGCGGTTCAAGAAATACCGCAAGCTGGCGCAGCACGCATACAAGGACAACCGATCCCTGCTGGAAAAGCTCAACGCCACCAGCTCCAGCATCGTGTCCAACACCACCAGCCTGGTCCTGTACGGCCTGATCAAGCCCTTCCGCCAGCGCATCGAACGCATCATGGAGGAAGTGACAGACGAAGTGCACGTCATCACCGCCAAGGTGGACAACTGCTTCCGCAAGGGGCTCAAGCAATGCGGCCTGCTCCCCAACGGCGACAAGCAGAAGGAAATGGAGCTGACCGGCCTGTCCGAGACCGAACCGGCCAAACCGTCCGCCGAGGCCGACACCGGATACGTCAGCCCGCAGGCCCTGGAAGACAGGGAAGTCACCTGCCCCCATGCGGCCAAGCGCGGCTGCCTGGACATCTGGGCCCGCGACCTGTTCACTGATTTCGCCGGTGTCTGCCCCCACTGCGGCTACAACTTTCCCATGGAATACCAATGGTATATCCACAACGTTTTCGACCAGGGGTCACTCCGCGAATTCAACCGTGACATCGCCTCCGGCAACCCGACCCAGTTCCCCAACTTCGAGGAACGCGTCGAAGCCGCCAAGAAGAAAACCGGCCTGCAGTCGAGCTGCATGACCTTCAACGCCACCCTCGAAGGGATGCGCGTCACCTGCGCCACCCTGATCGCCAACTTCCGGGGCGGTTCAGTGGGCGCGGCAGAAGGCGAGAAGTTCATCCGGGCCTTGGAGCTGGCCCAGTCCAAGCACCAGCCCTTCCTGGCCTATATCCACGGCACGGCGGGCATCCGCATCCAGGAAGGCGTCAACGGCCTGATCCAGATGCCCAGGGTGACCATGGCCGTCCGCAAGTACATCGAGGAAGGCGGACTGTACATCGTGCTCTACGACACCAACTCCTATGCGGGCCCGGTGGCCTCGTTCCTGGGCTGCTCGCCCTATCAGTACGCGGTCCGCTCCTCCCGGCTCGGCTTTGCCGGTCCCGGGGTGATCAAGGAAACCACCGGCCTGGAAATTCCGCCGGACTACCACAACTCTTACAAGGCCCTTTCCAGGGGGCACATCCAGGGCGTATGGAGCCGCAAGGATATCCGAAAGAACCTGCATCAGGCATTCCTGACCATCGGCGGCCGGAACCTCTACTATCGCTGATCGCGTTCTTCACCGAACAATGAAAAAGGCAGTCCCTCGGGACTGCCTTTTTCATTTCCGCCACCCTTTTTTTTCAACACCGTAACCAGACGGTAACACCCGAACGTTTCCTGCGTGTATCAATGGCATCCGTACCGGGAAAATTTCCCGGGGCACCCATGGGTCACCCCATCCAAGCCGAACGGGGATTACGATGCGACCACTTTCGCAACAAAGTGAAAAAGAGGAAACAGAGAAGCTTATGCACATGGAAACGCCGATGAGCCTGCAGGTCGACAACCGCGTCAGGATCGACCACGCCCATACGCTGGTTCTCATCTCCATCCGGGACTATTCCACGCTCCGCGAGATGTACGGGCAAAGCTTCGTCGACCTGCTGGAAAAGACCCTGCGCGAGACTCTGGCCGCAACGGCCGGGAAAAACGACATCCGGCAGATCGGCATCCACAACGTCGGCCCGGGCGTGGCCGCCTTTCTCGTCCCCCGCGAAAACAACCCGGCGGACATCGCCTACGAATACAAGATCCAGGCCCAGAACGGACTGGAAAACATAATGCTGCGCCACACGGGGCTCGGCATCGACCTCGGCATGGGCTACGCTGCCGTGCCCGGCATGCGTGATGACGACGGCACCCTCTTATCCCAGGCCCTTGAAAAAGCGCGCAGGATGGAGCGGCGTCCCCTGAACATGAGCGAACTGTCCGTTTACAACCGTTTCAACACCATCCTTACCCAGGGATGGATTACAACCCACTACCAGCCCATCCACGATTTCCAGTCCGACTCCATCCTCGGATGGGAGGCCCTGGCAAGGGGGCCCGAGGGGTCCGCCTTCCGCTCGCCGGTCATGCTTTTCGAGACCGCCGAACAACTGGGGCGGCTCTTTGCCCTGGAAAAACAGTGTCGGGAGGCGGCCTTCCAGAACGTGGGCGAACTCAAGGATGGACAAAAGCTCTTCCTGAACATCCATCCCAAGACCATGGCCGACCCCGCCTTCACGCCCGGCCAGACCCTGGCCCTCATGGAACAGGCCGGGCTCACGCCCAACCACATCGTCTTCGAGATCACGGAACGCCATTCGGTGCAGGACTTCGACCTCTTCTACCGGACGCTCGACCATTACCGCTCCCAGGGATTTCAGGTGGCAGTCGACGACGCGGGCGCGGGGTACGCGGG belongs to Pseudodesulfovibrio portus and includes:
- a CDS encoding biotin carboxylase N-terminal domain-containing protein; translation: MSIDGNKILIANRGEIAIRIMEACHALGLPFVALYTGEDAESGHIDTARKLGGDKSLYRIHNYLDAGDILSVADESGATAIHPGYGFFSENYRFARRVTQRDRAMTFIGPSWEVIRDLGDKINTKRLARRLDIPTVPGSDRAIYDELEAESIAESLFEFQAKMGVKRPVVLVKASAGGGGMGIDEVEDMARFRQTYRRIRNYSLRTFNDEGVLIEQRMFDFNHLEVQIASDRSGTNPVHFGTRNCSVQSPGLQKRIEVAPGFWPQHLNYTFDADKVMSDITEYSLSIAREIKYDNVGTWEWIVTPQGEPFLMEVNTRIQVENGVSACIAATKGNPDVNLIREQIRIGLGEPLGYTQDDVTFDGVSIEYRIIAEDTETGFTPWVGKIEELGWTGRDWLSVHTHVPTDRAYQIPTEYDPNLALAIIWGKDLAEAKARGLEFLKDLTMNGFDSSGPGMRSNIPFLVEKTENLLEF
- a CDS encoding carboxyl transferase domain-containing protein, whose amino-acid sequence is MNIEKKMQELLNRVNYARDILGGETRPELDAFTKEIADFPEKTKDLSDDQTIRGAEALDARLSAMESALDARLTAMDKVRIVRHPQRACLKDILENVYDNYTEIGGQDEHSIDPGMLIARAYITRHRGKKVINQPVMVVGQEKGHGEEFRNGGSIKPWGNSKALKYMKVAALEQIPIHAYVNTPGSYPVEDFPGAAQQIAENIYEMAGLPVPIVAIFSEGGSGGAEAIGMADKRLMLSHGYYSVISPEGAAAIEGRIRGSQRAPVELIESCAISQRITAQDNLKNGYIDEIIEEPPLGVRADHFDFYRRVREQVIRATDEVALGVRGVRLFRALAMRHFKKHEDIIVRWSLNEKARERLIAKRFKKYRKLAQHAYKDNRSLLEKLNATSSSIVSNTTSLVLYGLIKPFRQRIERIMEEVTDEVHVITAKVDNCFRKGLKQCGLLPNGDKQKEMELTGLSETEPAKPSAEADTGYVSPQALEDREVTCPHAAKRGCLDIWARDLFTDFAGVCPHCGYNFPMEYQWYIHNVFDQGSLREFNRDIASGNPTQFPNFEERVEAAKKKTGLQSSCMTFNATLEGMRVTCATLIANFRGGSVGAAEGEKFIRALELAQSKHQPFLAYIHGTAGIRIQEGVNGLIQMPRVTMAVRKYIEEGGLYIVLYDTNSYAGPVASFLGCSPYQYAVRSSRLGFAGPGVIKETTGLEIPPDYHNSYKALSRGHIQGVWSRKDIRKNLHQAFLTIGGRNLYYR